A single genomic interval of Lucilia cuprina isolate Lc7/37 chromosome 2, ASM2204524v1, whole genome shotgun sequence harbors:
- the LOC111687393 gene encoding WD repeat domain phosphoinositide-interacting protein 2 isoform X3, translating into MSSTMAEGYIMNFNQDFTSISVLSKNGFRLFTINAGDKIDEIFAKENSEQIRIVERLFNSSLVVLVTQQKPNCLKMLHFKKKQDICNCVYPSDILCVRMNRYRLIVCLAESIHIHDIRDMKILHSIENIAPNEYGLCSLSLNSHLAFPICTTSGELRIFNANKLKTGLTIKAHDTALSALNFSPNGTMLATASERGTVIRVFCVKNGQRVQEFRRGVKRCVRIASLVFSTTGDFLCASSNTETVHIFKIDVKAVEAAERKSNIVDDETKKPHTALAPSTSQPKEEASNNQQATKASANSTTSADAPVTANSSSSNQTPASTTSNNSWSMSGYLSKAVSSYLIPSQIGDVLAQDRAFATAVLGQPGLKHVCGLARIQKELRLLMACEDGFLYVYDFNSEKGGPCKLLHVHDLRYTLEGVIELNLTDSMDKISLSGLLPSTPTTNPSSGFSADKTPTISTDSQHSKDSSPSPHSKSSSMSSVSVIIENPEPTTDNSYASILKGSEQTVNTTLTDSAKFRKLCDAIDTPTKLYDERQFPPVAIAAKD; encoded by the exons TTCCATATcggttttaagtaaaaatggCTTTCGTTTGTTCACCATTAATGCAGGCGATAAAATCGATGAGATATTCGCCAAAGAGAATTCAGAACAAATACGCATTGTCGAGAGGCTATTCAATAGTTCGCTGGTAGTGCTGGTCACTCAACAGAAACCCAATTGCCTAAAGATGCTGCATTTCAAAAAGAAACAGGATATTTGTAATTGTGTTTATCCTTCGGATATATTGTGTGTTCGCATGAATCGTTATCGTTTGATTGTGTGTCTAGCGGAGAGTATACATATACACGATATACGTGATATGAAAATCTTACATTCCATTGAGAATATAGCACCAAATGAATATGGTTTGTGTTCGCTGTCGTTGAATTCACATTTAGCATTTCCCATTTGTACGACTAGTGGAGAGTTGAGAATTTTCAATGCCAATAAATTGAAAACGGGTCTAACGATTAAGGCTCATGATACGGCCTTGTCTGCCTTGAATTTCTCACCGAATGGCACTATGTTGGCAACAGCCTCGGAGCGTGGTACTGTGATAAGGGTATTTTGTGTTAAGAATGGTCAAAGGGTTCAGGAATTTCGTAGAGGCGTTAAGCGTTGTGTGAGAATAGCATCATTGGTATTTTCTACTACCGGTGACTTTCTGTGTGCATCTTCGAATACCGAGACTGTTCATATATTTAAGATTGATGTTAAAGCTGTGGAGGCTGCCGAAAGAAAGTCCAATATAG TAGACGATGAAACTAAAAAACCCCATACAGCGTTAGCACCTTCAACATCTCAACCTAAAGAGGAGGCTTCTAACAATCAACAAGCTACAAAAGCTTCTGCTAATAGTACAACTTCAGCTGATGCCCCTGTAACTGCAAATTCTTCTTCCAGCAATCAAACACCCGCCTCTACAACTTCTAATAATTCCTGGTCCATGAGTGGTTATCTATCGAAAGCGGTCTCTTCTTATCTGATACCTTCACAAATAGGTGATGTGTTGGCGCAAGACAGAGCTTTTGCCACCGCAGTATTAGGTCAACCGGGtcttaaacatgtttgtggtTTGGCACGCATACAAAAGGAGTTACGTCTACTAATGGCCTGTGAAGATGGTTTCCTTTatgtttatgattttaataGTGAAAAAGGTGGTCCCTGTAAACTATTACATGTTCATGATTTGCGTTACACCCTAGAAGGTGTTAtag AACTCAATCTAACCGACAGCATGGACAAAATATCTCTCTCAGGCCTATTACCCTCTACACCCACTACCAATCCCTCTTCCGGTTTTTCAGCTGATAAAACTCCTACTATTTCAACAGACTCTCAACATTCCAAGGATTCATCACCATCGCCCCACAGTAAATCGAGCTCTATGAGCAGTGTTAGTGTTATAATTGAAAATCCTGAACCCACAACGGATAATTCATATGCTAGCATTTTAAAAGGTTCTGAACAAACGGTGAACACTACTCTGACAG ATTCTGCCAAATTTCGAAAACTCTGTGATGCCATTGACACACCCACTAAACTGTACGATGAGCGACAATTTCCTCCTGTAGCTATAGCAGCCAAAGATTGA
- the LOC111687393 gene encoding WD repeat domain phosphoinositide-interacting protein 2 isoform X4, translating into MSSTMAEGYIMNFNQDFTSISVLSKNGFRLFTINAGDKIDEIFAKENSEQIRIVERLFNSSLVVLVTQQKPNCLKMLHFKKKQDICNCVYPSDILCVRMNRYRLIVCLAESIHIHDIRDMKILHSIENIAPNEYGLCSLSLNSHLAFPICTTSGELRIFNANKLKTGLTIKAHDTALSALNFSPNGTMLATASERGTVIRVFCVKNGQRVQEFRRGVKRCVRIASLVFSTTGDFLCASSNTETVHIFKIDVKAVEAAERKSNIDDETKKPHTALAPSTSQPKEEASNNQQATKASANSTTSADAPVTANSSSSNQTPASTTSNNSWSMSGYLSKAVSSYLIPSQIGDVLAQDRAFATAVLGQPGLKHVCGLARIQKELRLLMACEDGFLYVYDFNSEKGGPCKLLHVHDLRYTLEGVIELNLTDSMDKISLSGLLPSTPTTNPSSGFSADKTPTISTDSQHSKDSSPSPHSKSSSMSSVSVIIENPEPTTDNSYASILKGSEQTVNTTLTDSAKFRKLCDAIDTPTKLYDERQFPPVAIAAKD; encoded by the exons TTCCATATcggttttaagtaaaaatggCTTTCGTTTGTTCACCATTAATGCAGGCGATAAAATCGATGAGATATTCGCCAAAGAGAATTCAGAACAAATACGCATTGTCGAGAGGCTATTCAATAGTTCGCTGGTAGTGCTGGTCACTCAACAGAAACCCAATTGCCTAAAGATGCTGCATTTCAAAAAGAAACAGGATATTTGTAATTGTGTTTATCCTTCGGATATATTGTGTGTTCGCATGAATCGTTATCGTTTGATTGTGTGTCTAGCGGAGAGTATACATATACACGATATACGTGATATGAAAATCTTACATTCCATTGAGAATATAGCACCAAATGAATATGGTTTGTGTTCGCTGTCGTTGAATTCACATTTAGCATTTCCCATTTGTACGACTAGTGGAGAGTTGAGAATTTTCAATGCCAATAAATTGAAAACGGGTCTAACGATTAAGGCTCATGATACGGCCTTGTCTGCCTTGAATTTCTCACCGAATGGCACTATGTTGGCAACAGCCTCGGAGCGTGGTACTGTGATAAGGGTATTTTGTGTTAAGAATGGTCAAAGGGTTCAGGAATTTCGTAGAGGCGTTAAGCGTTGTGTGAGAATAGCATCATTGGTATTTTCTACTACCGGTGACTTTCTGTGTGCATCTTCGAATACCGAGACTGTTCATATATTTAAGATTGATGTTAAAGCTGTGGAGGCTGCCGAAAGAAAGTCCAATATAG ACGATGAAACTAAAAAACCCCATACAGCGTTAGCACCTTCAACATCTCAACCTAAAGAGGAGGCTTCTAACAATCAACAAGCTACAAAAGCTTCTGCTAATAGTACAACTTCAGCTGATGCCCCTGTAACTGCAAATTCTTCTTCCAGCAATCAAACACCCGCCTCTACAACTTCTAATAATTCCTGGTCCATGAGTGGTTATCTATCGAAAGCGGTCTCTTCTTATCTGATACCTTCACAAATAGGTGATGTGTTGGCGCAAGACAGAGCTTTTGCCACCGCAGTATTAGGTCAACCGGGtcttaaacatgtttgtggtTTGGCACGCATACAAAAGGAGTTACGTCTACTAATGGCCTGTGAAGATGGTTTCCTTTatgtttatgattttaataGTGAAAAAGGTGGTCCCTGTAAACTATTACATGTTCATGATTTGCGTTACACCCTAGAAGGTGTTAtag AACTCAATCTAACCGACAGCATGGACAAAATATCTCTCTCAGGCCTATTACCCTCTACACCCACTACCAATCCCTCTTCCGGTTTTTCAGCTGATAAAACTCCTACTATTTCAACAGACTCTCAACATTCCAAGGATTCATCACCATCGCCCCACAGTAAATCGAGCTCTATGAGCAGTGTTAGTGTTATAATTGAAAATCCTGAACCCACAACGGATAATTCATATGCTAGCATTTTAAAAGGTTCTGAACAAACGGTGAACACTACTCTGACAG ATTCTGCCAAATTTCGAAAACTCTGTGATGCCATTGACACACCCACTAAACTGTACGATGAGCGACAATTTCCTCCTGTAGCTATAGCAGCCAAAGATTGA
- the LOC111687393 gene encoding WD repeat domain phosphoinositide-interacting protein 2 isoform X2, with protein MSSTMAEGYIMNFNQDFTSISVLSKNGFRLFTINAGDKIDEIFAKENSEQIRIVERLFNSSLVVLVTQQKPNCLKMLHFKKKQDICNCVYPSDILCVRMNRYRLIVCLAESIHIHDIRDMKILHSIENIAPNEYGLCSLSLNSHLAFPICTTSGELRIFNANKLKTGLTIKAHDTALSALNFSPNGTMLATASERGTVIRVFCVKNGQRVQEFRRGVKRCVRIASLVFSTTGDFLCASSNTETVHIFKIDVKAVEAAERKSNIDDETKKPHTALAPSTSQPKEEASNNQQATKASANSTTSADAPVTANSSSSNQTPASTTSNNSWSMSGYLSKAVSSYLIPSQIGDVLAQDRAFATAVLGQPGLKHVCGLARIQKELRLLMACEDGFLYVYDFNSEKGGPCKLLHVHDLRYTLEGVIELNLTDSMDKISLSGLLPSTPTTNPSSGFSADKTPTISTDSQHSKDSSPSPHSKSSSMSSVSVIIENPEPTTDNSYASILKGSEQTVNTTLTADSAKFRKLCDAIDTPTKLYDERQFPPVAIAAKD; from the exons TTCCATATcggttttaagtaaaaatggCTTTCGTTTGTTCACCATTAATGCAGGCGATAAAATCGATGAGATATTCGCCAAAGAGAATTCAGAACAAATACGCATTGTCGAGAGGCTATTCAATAGTTCGCTGGTAGTGCTGGTCACTCAACAGAAACCCAATTGCCTAAAGATGCTGCATTTCAAAAAGAAACAGGATATTTGTAATTGTGTTTATCCTTCGGATATATTGTGTGTTCGCATGAATCGTTATCGTTTGATTGTGTGTCTAGCGGAGAGTATACATATACACGATATACGTGATATGAAAATCTTACATTCCATTGAGAATATAGCACCAAATGAATATGGTTTGTGTTCGCTGTCGTTGAATTCACATTTAGCATTTCCCATTTGTACGACTAGTGGAGAGTTGAGAATTTTCAATGCCAATAAATTGAAAACGGGTCTAACGATTAAGGCTCATGATACGGCCTTGTCTGCCTTGAATTTCTCACCGAATGGCACTATGTTGGCAACAGCCTCGGAGCGTGGTACTGTGATAAGGGTATTTTGTGTTAAGAATGGTCAAAGGGTTCAGGAATTTCGTAGAGGCGTTAAGCGTTGTGTGAGAATAGCATCATTGGTATTTTCTACTACCGGTGACTTTCTGTGTGCATCTTCGAATACCGAGACTGTTCATATATTTAAGATTGATGTTAAAGCTGTGGAGGCTGCCGAAAGAAAGTCCAATATAG ACGATGAAACTAAAAAACCCCATACAGCGTTAGCACCTTCAACATCTCAACCTAAAGAGGAGGCTTCTAACAATCAACAAGCTACAAAAGCTTCTGCTAATAGTACAACTTCAGCTGATGCCCCTGTAACTGCAAATTCTTCTTCCAGCAATCAAACACCCGCCTCTACAACTTCTAATAATTCCTGGTCCATGAGTGGTTATCTATCGAAAGCGGTCTCTTCTTATCTGATACCTTCACAAATAGGTGATGTGTTGGCGCAAGACAGAGCTTTTGCCACCGCAGTATTAGGTCAACCGGGtcttaaacatgtttgtggtTTGGCACGCATACAAAAGGAGTTACGTCTACTAATGGCCTGTGAAGATGGTTTCCTTTatgtttatgattttaataGTGAAAAAGGTGGTCCCTGTAAACTATTACATGTTCATGATTTGCGTTACACCCTAGAAGGTGTTAtag AACTCAATCTAACCGACAGCATGGACAAAATATCTCTCTCAGGCCTATTACCCTCTACACCCACTACCAATCCCTCTTCCGGTTTTTCAGCTGATAAAACTCCTACTATTTCAACAGACTCTCAACATTCCAAGGATTCATCACCATCGCCCCACAGTAAATCGAGCTCTATGAGCAGTGTTAGTGTTATAATTGAAAATCCTGAACCCACAACGGATAATTCATATGCTAGCATTTTAAAAGGTTCTGAACAAACGGTGAACACTACTCTGACAG cAGATTCTGCCAAATTTCGAAAACTCTGTGATGCCATTGACACACCCACTAAACTGTACGATGAGCGACAATTTCCTCCTGTAGCTATAGCAGCCAAAGATTGA
- the LOC111687393 gene encoding WD repeat domain phosphoinositide-interacting protein 2 isoform X1, whose translation MSSTMAEGYIMNFNQDFTSISVLSKNGFRLFTINAGDKIDEIFAKENSEQIRIVERLFNSSLVVLVTQQKPNCLKMLHFKKKQDICNCVYPSDILCVRMNRYRLIVCLAESIHIHDIRDMKILHSIENIAPNEYGLCSLSLNSHLAFPICTTSGELRIFNANKLKTGLTIKAHDTALSALNFSPNGTMLATASERGTVIRVFCVKNGQRVQEFRRGVKRCVRIASLVFSTTGDFLCASSNTETVHIFKIDVKAVEAAERKSNIVDDETKKPHTALAPSTSQPKEEASNNQQATKASANSTTSADAPVTANSSSSNQTPASTTSNNSWSMSGYLSKAVSSYLIPSQIGDVLAQDRAFATAVLGQPGLKHVCGLARIQKELRLLMACEDGFLYVYDFNSEKGGPCKLLHVHDLRYTLEGVIELNLTDSMDKISLSGLLPSTPTTNPSSGFSADKTPTISTDSQHSKDSSPSPHSKSSSMSSVSVIIENPEPTTDNSYASILKGSEQTVNTTLTADSAKFRKLCDAIDTPTKLYDERQFPPVAIAAKD comes from the exons TTCCATATcggttttaagtaaaaatggCTTTCGTTTGTTCACCATTAATGCAGGCGATAAAATCGATGAGATATTCGCCAAAGAGAATTCAGAACAAATACGCATTGTCGAGAGGCTATTCAATAGTTCGCTGGTAGTGCTGGTCACTCAACAGAAACCCAATTGCCTAAAGATGCTGCATTTCAAAAAGAAACAGGATATTTGTAATTGTGTTTATCCTTCGGATATATTGTGTGTTCGCATGAATCGTTATCGTTTGATTGTGTGTCTAGCGGAGAGTATACATATACACGATATACGTGATATGAAAATCTTACATTCCATTGAGAATATAGCACCAAATGAATATGGTTTGTGTTCGCTGTCGTTGAATTCACATTTAGCATTTCCCATTTGTACGACTAGTGGAGAGTTGAGAATTTTCAATGCCAATAAATTGAAAACGGGTCTAACGATTAAGGCTCATGATACGGCCTTGTCTGCCTTGAATTTCTCACCGAATGGCACTATGTTGGCAACAGCCTCGGAGCGTGGTACTGTGATAAGGGTATTTTGTGTTAAGAATGGTCAAAGGGTTCAGGAATTTCGTAGAGGCGTTAAGCGTTGTGTGAGAATAGCATCATTGGTATTTTCTACTACCGGTGACTTTCTGTGTGCATCTTCGAATACCGAGACTGTTCATATATTTAAGATTGATGTTAAAGCTGTGGAGGCTGCCGAAAGAAAGTCCAATATAG TAGACGATGAAACTAAAAAACCCCATACAGCGTTAGCACCTTCAACATCTCAACCTAAAGAGGAGGCTTCTAACAATCAACAAGCTACAAAAGCTTCTGCTAATAGTACAACTTCAGCTGATGCCCCTGTAACTGCAAATTCTTCTTCCAGCAATCAAACACCCGCCTCTACAACTTCTAATAATTCCTGGTCCATGAGTGGTTATCTATCGAAAGCGGTCTCTTCTTATCTGATACCTTCACAAATAGGTGATGTGTTGGCGCAAGACAGAGCTTTTGCCACCGCAGTATTAGGTCAACCGGGtcttaaacatgtttgtggtTTGGCACGCATACAAAAGGAGTTACGTCTACTAATGGCCTGTGAAGATGGTTTCCTTTatgtttatgattttaataGTGAAAAAGGTGGTCCCTGTAAACTATTACATGTTCATGATTTGCGTTACACCCTAGAAGGTGTTAtag AACTCAATCTAACCGACAGCATGGACAAAATATCTCTCTCAGGCCTATTACCCTCTACACCCACTACCAATCCCTCTTCCGGTTTTTCAGCTGATAAAACTCCTACTATTTCAACAGACTCTCAACATTCCAAGGATTCATCACCATCGCCCCACAGTAAATCGAGCTCTATGAGCAGTGTTAGTGTTATAATTGAAAATCCTGAACCCACAACGGATAATTCATATGCTAGCATTTTAAAAGGTTCTGAACAAACGGTGAACACTACTCTGACAG cAGATTCTGCCAAATTTCGAAAACTCTGTGATGCCATTGACACACCCACTAAACTGTACGATGAGCGACAATTTCCTCCTGTAGCTATAGCAGCCAAAGATTGA